CCTCCCAAAACCTCATCCTCTCTTCGTTGCCCGCCTCAAACTTGCAACATCTAAGAAATTGATGAGAACTACTCGAAATGTCTTTCCATGGGCTACGACTTGAAACCCTTCTTGGAAGAAGTGCATTCCATCCATTAACTTGTAACCCATACTTGCTTCTTATCACCTTGTGCCATAGAGACTAAGACTCCATTGGGAATCTCCACAACCACTTAGACAATAATGCTTCGTTCTGATTCCTCAAATTCCCCACCCCTAGACCTCCTTCCCCCTTGTTTTTAGTAACTAACTCCCATTTGACCAAATGGGTTTTCTTACCTTCCTCCACGCCTTCCCAGAGAAACCccttcattagtttttctagacGTCCTCTTACCCCGCAAGGAATTTTGAACAAGGACATATAGTAAATCGGCAAGCTTCCCAAGACTGATTGAATTAGAGTTATAGTGTCTGCATCCATACGTCCCAATGTATCTAACAAGTCGCACTATACGTCAATACACAACGAGCGAAAATAAGCACGAAACGTGATGTCATAAAATTGACAGTgaaacagaaattcaactcttgcgaagaaaaaaggaaaactaatgaaaagggcttgaaaactttgagttttaatgataaggacaaaataaagggtatagtaaatagtaccaggattgactttttagtgtaaaaatgtggtttttcgttaaagtgaacagtactgggtgcttttcgttaaagttcccaagaaAAAAAGGATGACAGTAACAACGATTCAACATGTGAAGCTTCAGCAACCAAAACAAAGCATCCGAAACATCAGAACATAAACCTTAACAAAGATTTAACATCAAAATATTTCATTTGTTGGAAAAAACCCAGAGAAATAGTATCATAGATATGCAGCAAGCCCCCTTTGCCAAGGGATCCGGCAGCTATAAATCTTCTTTGCGTCATCACTTTTACAAGCTTGGCAAGATAAAACACCATTTAAAACAAAGGTTTCATTGCACGGTTAATATGGTTCcaccaaaaataaaagtaaaagcaaagaaCGTCTTGCCATCAGCTAGAGCTACTGCTACAGCATCATACTTAATTCTTCGGACCAATGTCCTTGAGGGCACAGATCTGCTCCTCACCCATGGCAGACATGACGGTCACCACAAGATCCTTTCCATCATTAAACCCGTCCTTGATCTATAAAAAACACAGAAAATGAAAAGCTTTAGTCGAATACGAAGAAAAGAGATACAAATTACAATAAAGCAACCACGGTATATGagtttttttctttgcttgatgaGATAGATACCTGGGTAAGCAGACTGTCGTCAGTGGGAAGCCTCAGATCATCCTTGGTGTTTCCATTTTCAGTCAAAAGACTCACCTACAACATGTCGAACTCCAGTTAGAGCAAATAAAATGGAAGAAATGCATGTCAAAAGAAATATATAACTTCCGTTAACATAACACAGACAGAGAAGAAAATTATCGTGAAACTCCCAAATATAAATTCATGCATCAAAATCTCAAATAATAGATGATTCTACTGTCTTAAGTTTGCTTCCTTTGGTATCATCATTACCATCGAAGCGCACATAAATTCACATAACAATCAAAATTTCTGATGACATCCTTGGAACTAATTGTCAAGAAAACTTACAAAGCCATCCTCAGAGATATCAATCAGCTGGTAGTCAGTACGGTTGACATGGGGAACCTGAAAAAACAATGATAAATAAGCGGAGAATGAATGATCCAACTTAAAACCAAGAAATACAACACATACAAAGATACACAATTTCACGAAAGACAAATTTCTCGAAAGCAATTACATCACAATTGTGGGACGAAGGAACAATATCTTCAAGCTTCTTTccattgaaaatatcaattgcCACAAAGTGACACTTAGCGTGACCGTGCTTTCCAGTTTTGGAGGTGGAGACTTCAACAACCTGTAATGAGAGCAAACATGATTTTAACTGAGAATGGATTAATCAAATCAAGCATTCATATAGAAATAATATACAAGGATGATGAGCACTAAAATTTCAGTTTTATTAGTTGGTCAGATAAGAAAAATTGGGATTTACGGTTCAATTTACAGCACAAAAACTTTAGATATCAATAAGGACCAGTTGTATTTGTGTACAGAGTGTGTGCGTTTGTGCTAAGCCCCAACACAACAAATCTAGACCTACACAAAGATGCCATGGATTTAATTGCCAGCCCTAATAATTGTAGCAAACGAATGCGCAATACCGAGTTTTACTTGTGTATGACTGTATGTGTGCTACGTGATAAATCGATTGCGTCCACAAGATTCGTTACTGACTACTCCCTCTGAGTACCCAGCATGAGAGCCAAACATtaacaacaaattcaaaaacactaaactccCAACAAATAAATTGCAATCCCCAAATCTTTCGATTCGACAACATCACCACCATTAACAacacaaacaaataaacaaataatcaTCCGCAACAATAAACATAGGAATTAACAACACAAACAAATAATCATCCACAACAATGAGATCATGAATAATCAAATACCAAAACCAAATCAACAAAATACACAGCAAAGCAAACAAATTCAATCAAAGCTTGAAAACCCAACAAAGATCTGGCGAAACCACAAAACCCAGATGAATTTTGACCCAAAAGCCCTGAAAAATTGCATCTCGAATTCGAAAAATTAGGGAAGAAATAAACCTTGCAAGGTCTGGCCTTGATGACGATGTAGCCATTCTTGCGGATGGTACCAGCCTGCTGGGGATAGGTCTTAGATGCGCCGGCGTCGGCCTTGGATTCGAACTGGTGCTCCTCGTCCGACATCTCTCTGCCTCCGAAGTTGATGACCGAGCTTCTCTGTCCCCCTTGGGTTTTCTCTTTGTTTCTGCTAAAACAACGAAAGAGGGCGACTTCTGGTTTTGGGACTGCAACCGGCTCTATATTCCAAGGTTTCTAGGTCATCTGTTAACCATGGTTACTCAGATCGATTCTCCACCGTTGGATCTGTTATAAACTTATCCAAAAAGAATAGAAGAAAGAGGACGTTATCCatccctttcttttttattattatttttcttttcaattttcttattttaattttttaaatgaattataaatatatgtttTCACACAGATAAATAAACTAAACTCTTGTGAGCTAAATAAATTATATGACTAAATACTTATAACggcatattttttaaatatgagTGTCAACAACAAATTGTTCACGATTAAATACTTATAATTTTTAGTGCGGTTAACTGCATATTTTCTAAATATGAGTATGAACAATAAATTGTTCGCATTTATTGAATGTCTTTTAATAGTATGATTGTTTGCCATCCATAAGTTTTACTGAAAATGAAATTAATCATGCAGAAAAATATCATATAAATAAAAGTTATATATATTTACTTGATATAATTTCACTCGCCATCAAATCGTAGCAAAATAGTAGAATATGCCGCATAGTGAtggaatttattttatttttttgggagcAAAGTGGTGGAATATTTTATCACTATCAAATTCACCACAGTTCTTATCATAGTTGAACTAAAAACCACTAGGTTGACTTTTACGTGTTCTCCGGAATAGGATTGGAATTCAGATGATGAATTAATCGTgtttgttcatcgtatatcatacgattataaatattttaaattttaaattttaaatttttaaattttaaattgaatataaatagtacctaacgaaaactgactgcacaatgtacgatgaacgaacacgattgaTTGATCTCTGGATCTCCACAAAGAGGATTAGGAGATGATCCTTATCTGTGTTTTCCATATTAATACTTATTcataattataaagaaaactattttttctCAATTTTGTCTAAATCCCTTTGTTTCtttactctttttttatttctttttcctaaTTTTAAATTGTCTTATTCCACAAATTCATGGTCTCACaagataaatattttttttaaataaaatcagTTCGTGACTTCACCACACAGCAGTCTACTACTCTAGGAGCCAATAAAGCTCATAGTGATGCCTCCATTGCTAACTATTTGTAGTTTATCGACGTCAGGAATTATCTTATAAATATaaggaaattttaacgaaaaactcatgatactgttcattttaacgaaaaaccatatttttagactaaaaatcaattatgatactttaccctttattttgttcttatcattagaACTCagaattttcaaattattttcattagttttccttaaataaaAATAGCTCACACTAAACTGTTCACGTCTCTCCTCTTTTAAAGGATGCCGTATTGGACTTGGACCGAACTAAAGAATCATATGCCCATTACAACTCTTCATGGGCCCATCAATTATTCCAACGAACAAAACCAATTAGTTAACCATGCAAAAATGCTATATTTTCCCATATTATTCcacaatattttctttttctttgaccaaagattttttgaaaataagatatataatattttattgaataaaattaattacaatGCTGGAGCaatataattttgaaaaaaaacaatcGGTTCCTCGATTTAATTTCAAGagatattgaaataaaaaacattCATGACACCATATATAGGAGTAAAACTTCTATAATTATCAGTACGCACTGGACCGATCATGTTAAAGAAATGGGAAAACAATGTAGGTAAAACCTAAATTTGATGACAAAATACTTCATCATCATTATGGATTCTTTCATATACCATTCCATTCCACTATGAGTTTGAGGCTTAGGGTTTtagagatggaaaggttatGCAAAAAGGTGTAAATGAAAGGGAGAAATTGTGTATAATTATGCTACGGGTGCCATTGTGGCATGGCGTTCTATGTTAATGATACTATCATAAAGGAGAAAAATTTACACGTGATATTGTATCATTGAAACAAGATATCACAGTTCGATGTACTTGTGCTAATTAGAAGATatatcaattatgaatatatgtGATTTATTTGGTGTCTCTCTCCGACCGCTTGTGTTATATTTGATATTGCATCTTCATGTGGAGTGACTGCGAGGGACCATTCCCTTGCTCAGAAAAAGGGAGAGACACACTGTAACGTCCCGACCCGAAATTTTTTATTTCGAAATTTACATTTAATGGTAGGGCAAAAATAAACTCTTGATTACTTACTACCATTAATCccaatttatttaataaattctTAATTTCTCACAAAATCTATAGCtaaatttatttaccaaaaacaTAGGATTAATCTTTAAACTAAACACCCAATCCCTTTTCTTATTTCTAATTTTCGATAAAGATTAATCTCGGTTATTTTAAGGCTGGATCTAACtctcgttagactacctacaTACCCTTGAACGGGATCAAGcatttcgtagttcacaatttCATTTCTAgtctattttaaaaaatattcaaCTAGTGGAAATATTCAATATTGAACTTTAACAATCGAATCACATTGAATGGATACTAATTACGAATTTAAAATATCGAATTTTGTGTAAAAAGGCAATATCGGcccattggccacgcgccgtCGCCGCCGATGGTGGTTTCCGGCGAACAGAAACCAAATTTTCCGACTAACTCTAAAAACTACCAAATTTTATAGACAAATagtgtaataccctgaaaaatgTAAATATAGGAATTTggtattcataattatgaatatgtaaaAAGAATtgggaatttatattaattcataaaattttcGCTTTAAAGTAAACTAGTTACGAGGTTTAAAGTTTGGATATTAATTATTGAAAATCTGTAGACCTTTCAAGGTCAAAATTTATGTACGGAACGCAATTTGGAGATAtaatgaagaagttattaacgctTAAAGTCAAgggtaaaattgtaaatttatcATTTATAAAATGCTCTAGATTTTTTGAGCTAGATCTAGaaggccacgtgtgtggcccagattaaaagtaagaaaagttaggcggtggagatggaagataaaggagagaaatgagggagagaCAAGCCAATGAGGAAAGGGGGAGATGAGTGAGGGACCAATGGGGAGAGAGAACCGGGAGGGAAAGGAGAGGAAGAGGACAAGGGGAATCGAGACCCAGGCCTTGGTGACCCGACCCGGTTCAGCACCACACATATTTCCGACGGAATTTCACCCTTTTTTTCCGGTGAATTGGGTCAAACAACCATTTGGAAACCCCTCCACGACCTTCCGTCTCCCTATTACCACCAAAAATCATGAAGTTTGGTCTTGAAATTGGGAAGAACACACCCGAGGGTGCCGCGACCTACCTTGCTTAAATCCCACCAAATCTGAAATGATTTGATTAAATTTCCACCACCAGTAGACTCATATTAACCCCAATAACAAACCCCAAGCAATGGTTGGGGCGTCGGAGTTTGTTTGAAGTCGAATCAAGGatacccatttctagggttccaGCGGGTTTGGgccaaattggagcctttctagACAAAATTGGATTGGCCATAGGTATAAAGTTttctctactctttgagatcttcatttctgtaatttttgagaatttttagaaataattgaatttttcgGCCAGTTGaggcggccaaccgccacccgtGGCGGCAGGTGCGGCGGCGCATGGCCAGGGAGCTGACAATTGTTCTTTATGCGAATTTCATTATTCTAATTATGTTTTTGAGATCAAAATTGATGTGGTTTGAATATTAATATGATTTTGGTATATGTTGGATTAACTGCATATATTcagatttgtttaattttggaaTTAGTGAACTACGAAATGCTTGATCCCACtccagggtacgtaggcagtctaacagtgttagatgcagccttaaataaCCCGAAAAATAATTCTTACAATGAGAAGTGTGTTATAAAAGGAAatagagacaagatgataataaaTTTGTACGTTTggtgtttaattttatttatttatttatgaatcaAGGTCGGAAACAAGACATAGAATTAAAGGAAGGAATTTAGTAAATAATTTGAGTTTTTACCTTATTTTTTTTAGTCGATTTTGAATGTAAGGTAAGGATTAGAGAATTGACTATGGTAGAAAACAAACAATTAATGGTAATCAACTAAACATGATTTTTAAGTTGGGCCTATCAAAAGTAATAACATCATTTCCCGAATTAAAGAATTTATTCGGGGCGGGGTGTTACAAGTAGAgttcaatgagaggaacaacaTTCATGCCTGGGCCAAAGTCTAATTCGACCGGGAAACACCTGAAATCGCCCTTGATTCGCCAGAAACCGCCACCGGCAGCGGcacgtggccagtgggccgatATTGCCTTTTTACACAAAATTCGATATTTTAAATCCGTAATTAGTATCCATTCAATGTGATTCGATTGTTAAAGTTCAATATTGAATATTTCCGCTACTTGAATATTTTCAAAAATGGACTAGAAATGaaattgtgaactacgaaaggcttgatcccgttcaagggtacgtaggcagtctaacgggAGTTAGATGCAACCTTAAAATAACCGATATTAATCTTTATCGAAAATTGGAAATAAGAAAAGGAATTGGGTGTTTAGTTTAAAGATTAATCCTAtgtttttggtaaataaatttaACTATCGATTTTGTGAGAAGTTAagaatttattaaataaattgtAATGAATTGTAGTAAGTAAATAAGAGTTTATTTTTGGCCTACCACTAAATGTAAATTCCGAAATTAGTTtctgaaataaaaaattttgggTCGGGGCGTTACACACACATGTAGAAGAAATGGTCCATCCACATAAAAACCAAAGCCtataaaaaactaaaactacTTTGAGCCACTGACACTATGTTCTAGCGGTATTCATGTTATGTCTGTttgtaagtgataggttttAGATTCGGCTCCAATAAATAACAAGTTCGACACAATTACTATTGCCCATTTTGTGGCTTAGCTCAACCTCCGCCCCTAATGTCGTTGTCTccggaaaagaaaagaaaaactttgAAATTAAATCCTTAATATATTGTTAATTGGGGACCACTTTGTTGAATAATTGAATTGGTTCTCATGCATGTTGCACATAGTGCGGTTAATTGAGTGTGAATTAGCCTATCTACTAAGCATGaatcatgttttttgttttaaagcGACCTGCTAGTGGCTTTGCCACGACAGTCCATCTTCTTGGGAGTTGAGAGACTCACATAGACATTTCAGCATCTTCTAGTCACTACGTGTGATTCATTAGCACCATAAACCTAATCCAAAACATGCTGTGTAGAATATGAGCTTGAAATTCGTTCCCAACTATTGGATCATCCTGTAGTGGTTACTAAGCATGAATCTTtcgcattttgttttttgaagaaACATGCGCTCCTTTGCAAGTTATTATGACGAGGCTGGCACTTGGCAACTTGGCATGCATGCCATGCTGCTTCCAATTCTACCAGTACGAAATGTCCTTAAATGAGTGTGATTTAGCCTATCTCCTAAACCAGTCgtgaaatttaaactcatttaacGGATTAGCTGTCCATTGTAAACAGTAACATCTAATCCGGTAACAACACTCACGAAGCTGCAGTTTGGCACCGAGGGAAAATACGCGATTTTCGTATATGTTGATGGACATCCCGTGTTAACAAGCACATGTAGTTTTAATGTGTAGGGACGTACGTATATACATACACAGCCTGTaaattttgcttttggtttaaGCATCGATGGTTGACGGTGGAAAAAGGTGGTCCAGGACATTACTGCGAGTGCCAGAACGAGCTAGCTCTCCTGGCTCGTCTGTGAGTCTCTGACTAACCACCACTAGGTTCCCTACCGCTACCTGCATCCTGTTCGTGTGCATAAAATACTGACAGACAATGTAGCATATCGGACAGGCAACGGAAGGAATTCACCATCAATGTTCACGACAGATGAGAGAAACACAAATCATAAGTTCATAATTAATACGAAAGATTTCACATCGAACGAACTAGTTTTGCTTTAGAGTTTAGTCTACAAGGCTTCTCATAGAACCAAATCGGTAACCAAGTTACGAAATTCTGATAAGGGTACTGCAACATCTGAACAAATCAAACTCCTTTGTATACAATATATATTAAACTTCCATTTCATGTCACCAGCAATGAGAAACGAAAGGAAAGAGCGAGTGCACGACATGAAAATTCCAAACAGAATTTCCATGGCTACTGTACAATTTCTCAAGGCGGAAAAGAAGAACTGACT
Above is a window of Malus sylvestris chromosome 15, drMalSylv7.2, whole genome shotgun sequence DNA encoding:
- the LOC126605214 gene encoding eukaryotic translation initiation factor 5A-2-like, whose amino-acid sequence is MSDEEHQFESKADAGASKTYPQQAGTIRKNGYIVIKARPCKVVEVSTSKTGKHGHAKCHFVAIDIFNGKKLEDIVPSSHNCDVPHVNRTDYQLIDISEDGFVSLLTENGNTKDDLRLPTDDSLLTQIKDGFNDGKDLVVTVMSAMGEEQICALKDIGPKN